GCAGGTTGGTGGTACAGCGTGATTACGTAACACACAGCTCGGCCCCATCTTAGCAAATTGGGTGATGACGCAGTTTGGTTTTGGGTGAACTTTACGAGTACGGTCCTGTAATCAAACAGAAAACAGAAAACAGAAAAGACGACAACGTTCGTCAGCTTGCAGCAATCCTCCATCCTTGTGATTGACAGTTATCTATATTCGATATACCATCACCTGCTCGAAGCGTCGGTCTGCATATACGTGTCACACCGAACTTTGTTACTTGGAAATACAAGTACAAGTGATTTGCCATCGGTCATTTATCCCAGCTTAGCGTATATAACCACTCGGCTTACCtatccaatcaatccatcaatccatcaattcgACCTATCTATAcatactcacatcaacatcaacatccacacTACTAGCAACAGCTCGAACGAACTCCTACACCTCCATCCCATACCCGCCCTTGACGACAAGACTTATATATAGAGACAAAGTCTTGGCATCCTACTCGCGCAATCATGGGATTATTATCACAAGGTATCGACTCGCTCTCCctgaaatcatccaaatcgaGAAGAGCCTCCTCTGCATCCGCTCTCTCGACGGGATCTCAGGGAGGTGGTCCAAAGGAGAAAGACGGAGAGACTCAgatcgatgatggtgatccgGATGATACATCCACGTTggataaggaggaaggaaatgTGTTGATGGCTTTGATTTCCCAACGTATGTCATGTCGTtctctccccttcctctcgaTCGGTACCAATGCGAAGTTATGTTGGCCTAATTGCTGATGTGTATGTTGTGTTCATGCAGTACGACCAGGAATGGACTTGTCCAAAATCGCTCTACCCACTTTTGTACTCGAACCTAGAAGTTTGTTGGAGAGAATCACAGATTTCTTTTCCCACCCTGAATTAATCTTTGGGTATGTACATACACCCTTCATTTCTCCTTGCGTGAAGCTTGCGAGCAGGAGCTGATATGTTTGTCTGATGATATAGGGCCGGAGCTGAACCTGATGCCAAGGAGAGATTTATAAGAGTCATGACTTATTATCTCAGTGGATGGCATATCAAACCTAAAGGGTGAGCTATTTATCCTGTACGGAGTGTCCCAACGAGGTTTAGCTGATTTAAACATCATCATAGTGTTAAGAAACCGTAAGCTACCCTAAGCAAGATAACTCGCCAGGAGAGACACAAGCTGATGAGCATTTGGACAGGTACAACCCCGTCTTAGGAGAGTTCTTCAGGTGTAGCTATACCTACCCAGATGGTACAGAGGGATTTTACATCGCTGAACAagtatctcatcatcctgtaAGCGTTCTCTTACCTTGCAAAAGCGAGAATGCGCAGAGCTGACTTGTGTAAACCACCAGCCTGTATCTGCTTTCTTCTACGTGTCACCTAAGAACGGATTGCTGGTCACTGGAGAGTTGAAACccaaggtgagctaatcCCTTGCGATTGCGATTATGAAAACATGCGTCAGGAACAAGCTGACGCCTCTGTCGTGTAGAGTCGATTCCTGGGAAATAGCGCTGCTACTATCATGGAAGGCGAAGACAGAATACGGTTATTGGATAGACCAGAAGATGGAGACTACGTGATTACCGTGAGTTTTATCGTTATAGCAGACCAATCTACCAGACGATAAGTTGATTTTTGTTGCTTTCGCTGGCATAGATGCCTAACACGTACGCTCGAGGTATCCTCTTCGGAAAGATGTTGTTGGAGCTGTGTGAACTTTCGACTATCGATTGTCAAGCTACGGAGTACCATGCGGATGTGGATTTCAAAGCTAAGGTAAGTTATCTATGTCGTTTTACGCAATAAATCCCTCATTCACCCCAAGCTTGTGCGAAGCTACAAATGTGCTAACGTTGTCATTGTACTATGTCTAGGGCTGGATATCGGGAGGATACAATGTGATTTCTGGAAAAGTCACTGGTCCAGGTCGAACTGACATTGGTGATCTTTCTGGTCACTGGTCATCGGCTATGGACTATACAGATAAGAAGACAAAGCAGAAGAGGACCGTATTCGATCCCGCTAAAGCAAGAGTGGTGCCTAAGAATGTGTTGCCTGAGTCTGAACAGGAAGAGTACGAGtcgagaaggtgagttggcttAGCATTTCAATAGATTTCTTGGCTTCGGTCTTCCAATATTCATGTCCTCGAACACTGCCTTGCAATACTAATTTGATATGTTCTTAGGCTATGGACCAAACTTAccgaagctatcaaagctgcAGACATGCATGGTGCGACCGCAGCCAAAACCACTGTTGAAGATAGACAAAGGGAATtagcgaagaagagagaagccGCGGGTGAGGTTCCGGAAGCTAGGTTCTTTAAGCATGTTTCGGGTGATAGGTGGATGCCCAAGTTGGATGTTGACAAGTGAGTAGACGTTGCCTCCATAACATCATGACTGTGTGATGGGTGGACTGTTATACTGATTATGGTATGTCTATCAGCCTTCCAAAAGATCGacaagagatggaagataaaGTAAGACAATGGATATTCGGTGATAAATCTCCTTCGCAAACTACCGCCTCACCCAGACAAACTCCAAGGAAATCATCTGTAcctgaatcactcacttcgCAATCTTCGTCTGTTCCCCAATCACCTTCTGCTCCTTCAAaaccttctcctctctctacGTCAACTACCGCCGATACCGCTTCGATCAATAGTGTGGATACGACTGCTACGGCTACTACGCGTGACCTTTTGAAAGAACGTGTGCTGACATTGGACCGTAGCATCAGTGACTACAGCACCTGGACCACCAGCCTCGGGACCTAAATtcgatcatcccatttcacCTAAAtagatgatcaaagctttTCATGTTAACAAATCTGGAATTGGTGTTATGCCCACTATGATATTCGATTCAACGTAGATTTTTCTTTCTTAGGCTCTGTTACTTATATCTATATTTCGTGATCATTTTCTTGCTTTGACTGAACTTTTTCTCCCTGCTATACTCGTATGATTTGTGTGTTACATACATGTGAGACTCACCGTGACAAATGCATGACAAGACCATGCAAGCACAAGCAAGCAATGAGGGTTGGATGGTGCCACATTGAGTGAAAACAAGAACCAATCGTATCGCACTTAAATCGATAAATGGTGGGACAAATTGATTCCGTCGTCCACCATCCATCGCCTCCTGcatctctctctccctctctttgaACGACTCTCGAGTATTGTGATTCATTGCTTGTCAGctatatcatacatacacacatatcgatatcaaatcgCACACCACACAATGTCGTTAGCTAGGACGATAAGACATGCTAGGGCAGTAGGATTCAAGGAATGGTTCAGGCAAATGACGTGGGTATTCTTTCAATTTGGCTCGACTagtggaatggatgaggatcTCGATCTCGGCAGGAGTCTGAAGGAAGATAAAATGGTGTTCAAATTGAATCGAGGATGTATGGGGATCGAATAGGATTGGAATTAGGATCAGCTGCCAGATGTCAAAATCGAGATCGAGAAAAAAAGGATCACGAGAGAATTGTCGTCTTGATTGGAAGTGGAGTATTAACAAGGATGGAATTTGGAAAAACTATCAATTGCTTGCTTGATTATCACAACTATAGCTAATTCCTATCTCTCAACTTTACCTCAACAGGTATATCGGTGATGCCAAGATGGGTAGATTAGTAGGAACAGATCAATTTGGGAATAGGTATTTCGAAAATACCGATCCAAAGGAAGAGATACCAGGTGAGCTACTATACACTTATCATATGGCAGTCGGAAGGAGGGGATATACACTCTCTCCTGTGTTTCCTGTCATTTTTTCGTTATTGCAAGACGGGAATTTTAGCTTACCTTATTGATCATTTCAGGCCGACACAGATGGGTAGATTACTCTCAAGATGACTTCAACGCCTCCCAGGTCCCACCTGAATGGCACTCTTGGATATCGCATATTCGAAAGGACGCCCCAACCGAAGATCCCATCGTCAAAGCCGTTACACCACCTTGGAAAGCTGTAAGTGAAGTTATCTTATCGTATACCTGAAGAATTCGTCAACACTTCAGGATGATCATTCGGGAATACATACAGAGTGTGTTGGTCGGTAGCTGACAAACTGTGTCTCGCTTGTCTAGCCATTTATCGAAAATATGACTGGAACTCGAGGAGCATTCAAAACCTACTCCACGACCGCACCCAAGATCAGAGCTTGGGATCCCGTTGTTAAACCTAGAGGAGGGAGTGGTCAACCTAGTGCTTAATTAGGTATGAGGCGATTCGGTATTATATGCATTGTGCTATTTCTACTATCACTACTGCTAATCGATATTAGTGAGATGATGGACGGTTTGATATATGACTATTGGCTCCCTGACGGCCCTCCACCACTCGGACCATCTCTCCTcgcttccatctctttcgtCCCAGTCCCACTACCACCTGCACTCTCCCTGACCctctcctccatctcatcctgatcTATGTTCTGCATTCTCCGCATAGCTGCTTCACCCAGTTCGGCGAATGTCGATCCGCACATGCATTGATGTTTTGTAGGCGGGGATGAGAGGACGGTGTCGATATTTTCAACAGGTGGTGAATGAGCAGTCTCGTCTGAAAAAAAAAGGATCAACACTCATTCTGTCATGATGCGAGAAAGGCAATGACTTGTAAGAGATTGAACGGATTGTTACGATACTCACATGTAGGTAGGTTCAAGGCGTTCAATGTCAAGCAGCACTAAATGGGAGAAACACGCCATCAGTACAACCAATCATTCCGATTCGTCGTCAAAGACTATTTCACTCACCGAAGGCACACCGATAGGCATTTTCACAGACATCATCCTCAATTCACCTGGACCTTCTATCGGATCATCAAATACACATAGTCCATCGAGGGAATAGAACACTTGAAGCATCAATTCATGTTTCACTCGGATGGGTGTGATGGTACTATATCGGATTAAACCACAATCAGTATGACCATACCAGGACAACATCCGAGCGAATCGACCCACTCACCCATCACTAGTAGTCGGTCTAATTTTCTCATGACCAGGTAATCTCGCTACCGCTCTAACATTCCAACCTTCCTGTCCAtcctttttccctttcccagGAACACCTTGACCCCTCCATAAAGCCTCTACATCTCTTCCAGGATACTTCTCTCCTGGTTTATGCGGTCTGCCAACCTGGTATAAGACATGAGATTTGGATGATTCAGGTGAATGAGGTGGTTGATTAGGTGTTCGAGGTGAGACGATACTGTAGCTTTGAGAAAGAACGAGTCGAACGAGGAAGACGGTCGTTATGGGTGATGGGGAGGGTAGTTTGATTGAGATTAGGAGGACGGAGGAGATTGAGAACTGGTATCAACCATGTCAGCTATGAAATCTCGTGTTGAGAAAGTGACAATAGTGGTAAGCATTTAAGATGACCACCTACCACATCAGCATTGGCACTAAACCTCCAAGTCCCAATCCCATCCAcgaaaccttctttccttaTCTCCAATGTATTCACTCCACCTGACCTCGAGGGATTCGCATGGATGATCAATGCTCTCGAAGCggtcaaatcacctttcaaccaTCCCGCTTTCTCattatctttatctttccctttttcgCTTTTACCAGCGGTTATATCGGAAGATATACTCTGTCTTCTTGATCTAGGTGATAATGGATCAGGCGACAAGCTTAGTGGAGGGACATCCGAAGATTGCCTTCGAGTATATAAACCTTGTACTGAAGGTGATCCTTCGCCTACAGCTATCGCGTCATTCCCCTCTAAAGGATCTTCCAAACCCAATCCTTGTATTTGGTTGTGTAAAAGTAATGAATCTCGACTTGCGTTCCTACctaccaaagaagaagatagttTGTCGGACCTAGCGATGACACGCTCGAAATCCCCTATATTCGGTATACTTGGGTCCAAAGCAGGTGAGGAGGCTACTTTGAACActgatgagaaggaagtgcTTGAGGGGATACCTTCCACTCGCGCTGTGAGGATGTATGAGACACGACCGAAAGAGTGGAAATCTGTCGTAGCTAGTGTCGCAGGGAGGATTATCGTAAATGAGAACCTATGAAGGTagatcagtatcagtatcagtgCTATTGTCAGCGGTGCACTaagtgagaagagagacTTACGATTGACTTCCCTTCTCCAACCAAattccttcatctccctcacctTGTCCCCACACTTCTACACCCCTCTCAAAAATCCCATCGTCTTCCCATCCCCTACCGGCACCCATATGTAATCTACATACACTCTGTACACCCACCGAGATGGCTTTGACCCTCCGGGGCTCTTTCATAATCACCTCCAATGATCCTGAGAGGACGGTATCTTCGCATGGAGGTTCGAGGGTCGATGAGCCTGCTTCCAAAGGATGAAGGTCTAAAGCTCGAGGTGGTCGGACTAGTGCTACCCCCCTGAGGTGTACAATACACGGTATCAGCTTCACCAATACCATGTATGATGAAATACCAGTGCATCGTAATATAGCGTATAGCTTGATTGATGTAAGAATGAGATGCACTTACCACGCAGGAACATGTATCTTCATAGTCCCCTTGGCAGTACTTCCCGGACTAGACGACCTGAGGTATATAGGAGGAGGTACTCTCGGTCTAGCATCCAGTGCCATAGGGTTCAGAGAAGGTGAACGGTCGAGAGACGCTCTAGCGTAACTTGGCGGTGGACGAGGGGAAGATGGTCTACCTCTGGCCGGAGACGAGGGCCGACCACGAGGtgacgaagaggacgaggatggaGGGGCATTGGTGTTGAAAGGGGATGGTGAGCAATTACGGTGATTGCGAGATGATGACATTATAGGATATGATAATGCGGGTCCGAGGGGACAATTCTGGAAATTCGACTCGCTCGTCACCTTTATTTATAGGTTTAGGTTTTGATATCCTACCCTTACCAACGCGTAAATGTtgacaatgacgatgatgatgtggataGTGATGATTGTATGCTAGTGATTTCGTGACAGTCGAGTCAACTTTTTTCAATCTACACTATTTATCCATTCGTGTTTAATTATCCTTATCATGTCCCGAAGTGGTGGGATTGATGGTTAATCGGTTCCCTTCGGCCCCTCGGGCTAATTGCACTCTCATTCTTACTGGCCACCGTTTGGGGGATCCTATATTATCGGTCCGGAATATCAATGGAGTTGTCCACCGCAGCTATGGAAGTGGTGCCACACCGTCACCTCCTTCCCTTGCTTGTATTGTTGACTCAGCTATATGAAATGATACGAATAGGAATAGCAACAGGAATAGCAACAGGAATGAGAATATCGAGTCATACATCAACTCAACAGGCACGAACACGATAAAAGGATCCGAAAGTAAGAAACAGGAAATTAGCCGAGTTAGTAAGTCAGTTTGATCACCTCACGTGAAATAATTTCGCATTCGTGAGCCAAATTCAAGAATTGTCCGGCTTACCACTACCTCATCTCGAACTTAAACACATGGAGTACAGTACTGGAGCATCGCATGTTGTCCAAACCAAAGGCTCTGCGAGATTTGTAAGACGCCCACAGAAGAAGCATCGCGACGTGCACAAACAGATATCAAGTGATGTAGAGAATCCACATACATATCATCCCTCCAAATACGAACTATCAACGGAAGAAAGCAAGTCAAATCCAAATACGAGAATCTATCAGCAAGAAGATAAAGAATGAACCAGGACGAAATGAAAGAAAGCTCCCCTCAGTCCCCGACAAATAAACCCAACTAAGGGCTCAGACAAGACTTGGGTATAAGCGTGCGAAAGCTCCTGTTTTGCCTCTTTTCATTCCGTTCTAActcatctctatctcttcttcaagtccTCAAACCCAAACTAATATGCTCCTTTTCAAATGATCAGATAAACCGTATTTCATAAGACTTAGAAGAGTCTTTGAGGTTTACCCATGGTGGATTTGATAGTGAGGGATTGGATGTTTTGCCACTACAGCGCAATCGATACATcagcacaagcacaagcgATTATTCGATTACATATTTGTGACTCACTTGTTTCTTAAGaagggagatcaagaagtTGATAGCCAACATGGTGTTTTGCATGAtttgatcctcttccatgTCAACGTGACCAACGGCAACACCGAGACACAAGACCTTCTTAAGTTGGAACTTGATGGTAGATCGAACTTCGGTAACCTTCTTTTGGAGATCTTCAGAGTGAGATACGGGGGTAGGGAATTTACCAGCTTTGGAAAGACCAGGACCTAACAATCTGGGGATTTGCTTGATCAAAGCTTCGGAAGCTAAGAAGGCATCGTATTTTTGAGCCAACTTCTTGACGagcttcttgttcttgttgaGCTTCTTAAGATCCTCGACGGTCATGAAGGGGAGTTCCTCATCAAGTTGCTTGGCTCGGTCGACATCAGCAGCATCGGCAAGGATACAGAGTTGCATTCGAGGTCTGGGGACGTGAGGAAGCTTGACGGTACCGGACTAAGGGGACGAGTAGTATCAGCATTGTTTCGCTTTCACTTGTGTTATCCACTCCTCAACTCTCTGCCTAACCACATTCTACACTCCGCTTGACACGTCCACATTTTCAACTCGCTCCGCTCGATCGAAGACACTCACGAATCGCTTGTCTCGTTGAGGATCGTAGTTCTTAAGACCAATTTGGAGTTCGATGGTCTCTACGAAgtttctcttcttaccaCCGGCTTCCTTGTGGGTCTCCAAGGAAGATTGGGCAAGAAGGGTTTTGATGGACCCTCGCACGCTTGATGCCTGAAGTTTGGACATTTTGTTTTGATATCAGGCCGGAGTAAGACGGGtcttgatggatgagagaagaagaggaggatgaaatCGATGAATGAAATATGTATAACAGTCAGTGTAGCGCGAGCAGCGAGTGAGAGAGGTGGGGTGGTTTGGTGGAATTAGTTTTTTCGTCGGAGTTTTGTGACGTTCGGCGTTTCCACTGAAGTGTGGCGGAATCGAAGGTAAGGAGTGGAGGTTGGGTTGATTTCTTTCGAGGTTAGACGGAATGAATGAAAGAGAACGAGAGATGCATGCATGGATTGACGATAATAGTCAAACTTGTattctatatatatgtggaATCCATCTCGATTTCAGACTCAGCGTACATAATCATCCAGACGACCTCGTATCAGCTCATCACCGCAACGCAAAATGTCAAAAATAcccaacctctcttctctgCTTACCCGTCGATCcaacccatccatcatccccatctcccCCACTCGATCAGGTAACAACAAACCCAAATCGCTTCAAAAGACCAAACGAACTTTCAAACCTAATATCACTCGGGTGGACTGGCCCATCAACCTTCTGGCTGAGACTGAGGGTGCGAGTGCGGGAGCGAACGATGTGTTACCTAGGTTGAGAGGGGTGAAGATGCAGATTAGGAAAATTAGGGATGTGGAGAAAGCTGGTGGATTGGAGGGGTTGTTGGTGAGTTACGgtctttcgcttcttctgTATATTCGGATATCATACTTTTCAAGAATATCTAAGGgtatcattctcctcttctgtCTGCATATCTAGGTGATAACATTGCCCATTTATTGTTTGATGTTCCTTGTTGTCCTGCCAATCTTGAACAGTAATCTATTTACACGCCATGAATATTCTCAATGCATACAACCATTGATTGAGAATGTCTTACTGACCCAACCTTACAACAGCTCTCACGTCGTTCCAAGGATCTTACACCCTTCGGCGcatatcttcgatctcaAGTATTCACCCAACTACATCGCATCAAGGAAGACATAGAGTTCGAGCGAGCTTCAAGGAACGCTTCGGGTTTACCACCTTTGGAAGGACTGGGTAGTTTGGCGGGTAGGATAGGAGGtggggagaagaaggagctGCCGTTATTGGAGGGGCAGTAGGGGAGATGCGACTAcgaaggaagatgggaaggggGAAAAATGGATTTGGCAAGGGAGACATGGAGATATTGACGATAGTAGAGGAAATAGCATAACACATGttgtatgaatatgatcacTCATCATTTCTGATCAGAACCGTATCATTGACGCACTGACCTCTTTTTCGTCATGTCAAATCCACAATGTACCCACTGCCTACTTCCTCATTTCCTCGATTTGATTTATTGTGTTCATCTTTTTCCCTTATTGGTCGCAAAGTGAACATTCACATCGACCCGTCAACATGTCCTCCAGCTCGTCCACTGACACAAACCA
The nucleotide sequence above comes from Kwoniella europaea PYCC6329 chromosome 1, complete sequence. Encoded proteins:
- a CDS encoding 60S ribosomal protein L1-A, which codes for MSKLQASSVRGSIKTLLAQSSLETHKEAGGKKRNFVETIELQIGLKNYDPQRDKRFSGTVKLPHVPRPRMQLCILADAADVDRAKQLDEELPFMTVEDLKKLNKNKKLVKKLAQKYDAFLASEALIKQIPRLLGPGLSKAGKFPTPVSHSEDLQKKVTEVRSTIKFQLKKVLCLGVAVGHVDMEEDQIMQNTMLAINFLISLLKKQWQNIQSLTIKSTMGKPQRLF